In Flavobacterium lacustre, a genomic segment contains:
- a CDS encoding tetratricopeptide repeat protein, translated as MHKLPRFLFFLIFIGVAPISAQKSTIYTHDLKDFNTALTLYNDKQYTSAKLIFEKVKATAITEEIQSDCAYYAANCAIRTNQSNADELMERFVADYPTSVKQNQAYVEVAHFYFNQGNYPKALEWFDKVDESNLSRSESEMFNFQKGYSFFNSKNKKEATVYFNKVVNSAEYGSQAKYYLGFMAYEGDDYKEATKYFDAVSGEEKYKEKLSYYQADMNFKLGNFQKAIDLGEKAMAKSTLLEKSELNKIIGESYFNLKKYDKAIPYLENYKGKKGKWNNTDFYQLGFAYYEQKEYDKAISQFNKIIGGKDFVAQNGYYHLGQSYLNLNKKQEALNAFKNASEMDFDASLKQEASLNYAKLSYEIGNSYQSVPAVLMDFIKKYPNNANNSELERLLIDSYISSKNYKEALVLLEKNSAPENKAAYQKVLFYSGLELYTDGDYEQALRLFTKATTEQKDAAITARATFWKGETEYVLDDFKNALLSFKQFTASSGAAVTPEFKNYNYNVAYTYFKLKEYDQAGNYFQNQIEKGTADKVRLHDSYLRLADCRFVTSKYWPAMEAYVKVIELKSVDADYAYFQKAICYGFVSKNEKKIEELNLFLQLYPKSEYRDDAMFELGNTYVAENKQDLAIKTYDKLNAEFKNGSFTSKAVLRQGLIYYNSDKDEQALVKFKKVAADFPKSPEALEAVSTARLIYVDNGRVDEYATWVRTLDFVAVTDVDLDNDTYEAAEKQFQQSNTKQAISGFSSYISAFPKGIHALKANFYLAQSYFSDGSESKSIPNYEYVIAEPRNEFTEQSLVRLAQIFLKNKECDKAILVLSRLENEADFPQNKTFAQSNLMKCYYESKEYQNSVVYAEKVLANPKTDDNVKSDAQIIIARAAVQTGDETKARLAYAKLLGIAKGELAAEALYYDAYFKNKDSKFELSNDAVQKLAKNYSGYRFFGAKGLVLMAKNYYGLKDSFQATYILDNVIQNFTDFPDVVTEAQSELNAIKAEESKTNSSIIK; from the coding sequence ATGCATAAACTTCCCAGATTTTTATTTTTCCTTATTTTTATAGGAGTTGCTCCCATTTCAGCCCAAAAATCAACGATTTACACACACGATTTAAAGGATTTTAACACGGCGCTTACGTTATACAACGATAAGCAATACACCTCGGCTAAACTTATTTTCGAAAAGGTAAAAGCAACTGCAATTACTGAGGAAATTCAGTCGGATTGTGCTTATTATGCTGCAAATTGTGCCATTCGTACCAATCAGTCAAATGCTGATGAATTGATGGAGCGTTTTGTTGCGGATTATCCAACAAGTGTGAAACAAAACCAAGCTTATGTTGAAGTGGCCCATTTTTATTTCAATCAGGGAAATTATCCAAAAGCCCTTGAATGGTTTGATAAAGTAGACGAAAGCAATTTGAGCAGAAGCGAAAGCGAAATGTTTAATTTTCAAAAAGGCTACAGTTTTTTTAATTCCAAAAACAAAAAAGAAGCGACTGTTTATTTTAATAAAGTCGTAAATTCAGCCGAATATGGTTCGCAGGCCAAATATTACTTAGGTTTTATGGCGTATGAAGGCGATGATTATAAGGAAGCTACAAAATATTTTGATGCGGTTTCCGGAGAAGAAAAATACAAAGAAAAGCTTTCGTATTATCAGGCGGATATGAATTTTAAGTTGGGAAATTTCCAAAAAGCAATAGATTTAGGCGAGAAAGCAATGGCTAAATCAACTCTTTTAGAAAAATCGGAGCTTAATAAAATTATTGGCGAAAGCTATTTTAATTTAAAAAAATACGACAAAGCCATTCCGTATTTAGAAAACTACAAAGGGAAAAAAGGGAAGTGGAATAATACTGATTTTTACCAATTGGGATTCGCTTACTACGAACAAAAAGAATACGATAAAGCCATTTCACAATTCAATAAAATCATTGGCGGAAAAGATTTTGTCGCTCAAAACGGGTATTATCATTTAGGGCAGAGTTATTTGAATTTGAATAAAAAACAGGAAGCTTTGAATGCGTTCAAAAATGCTTCCGAAATGGATTTTGATGCTTCGTTAAAACAAGAAGCGAGCTTAAATTATGCTAAATTAAGTTACGAAATTGGGAATTCTTACCAAAGTGTTCCTGCTGTCTTAATGGATTTTATCAAAAAATATCCCAATAATGCCAACAATTCAGAACTGGAAAGACTCTTGATTGACTCCTATATTTCTTCAAAAAACTATAAAGAAGCCTTAGTTTTATTAGAAAAAAACAGCGCTCCGGAAAATAAAGCAGCGTACCAAAAAGTGCTTTTTTACAGCGGTTTAGAATTATACACAGACGGGGATTATGAACAAGCGTTGCGCCTGTTTACTAAAGCAACCACAGAGCAAAAAGATGCTGCAATTACTGCAAGAGCCACGTTTTGGAAAGGAGAAACCGAATATGTTTTGGATGATTTCAAAAATGCGTTATTGAGTTTCAAACAGTTCACGGCTTCATCCGGAGCGGCAGTAACACCGGAATTCAAAAATTATAATTATAATGTTGCCTACACTTATTTTAAATTAAAAGAGTACGATCAAGCGGGGAATTATTTTCAAAATCAGATTGAAAAAGGAACCGCCGATAAAGTGCGACTTCATGATTCGTATTTGCGTTTAGCAGACTGCCGATTTGTAACTTCAAAATATTGGCCGGCCATGGAAGCGTATGTGAAAGTAATCGAATTGAAAAGTGTAGATGCGGATTATGCATATTTTCAAAAAGCAATTTGCTATGGATTTGTGTCTAAAAATGAGAAGAAAATCGAAGAACTTAATTTGTTCTTACAACTGTATCCAAAATCGGAATACCGCGATGATGCTATGTTTGAATTAGGAAATACTTATGTTGCCGAAAACAAACAGGATTTAGCCATCAAAACATACGACAAATTGAATGCTGAATTCAAAAATGGTTCGTTTACCTCGAAAGCGGTTTTACGCCAAGGTTTGATTTATTACAATTCGGATAAAGATGAGCAAGCGTTGGTTAAATTCAAAAAAGTAGCGGCTGATTTTCCTAAATCTCCGGAGGCATTAGAAGCGGTTTCTACAGCGAGATTAATTTATGTAGACAACGGCAGAGTAGATGAATATGCAACTTGGGTTCGTACTTTGGATTTCGTGGCTGTAACGGATGTGGATTTAGATAATGACACTTATGAAGCCGCCGAAAAGCAATTTCAACAAAGCAATACCAAACAGGCGATTTCAGGATTTAGCAGTTATATTTCGGCGTTTCCAAAAGGAATTCATGCATTGAAAGCTAATTTTTATTTGGCTCAATCTTATTTTTCGGATGGTTCAGAAAGCAAATCGATTCCTAATTATGAATATGTAATTGCAGAACCCCGCAATGAATTTACGGAACAATCATTGGTGCGATTGGCCCAGATTTTCTTAAAAAACAAAGAGTGTGATAAAGCGATTTTGGTTTTATCCCGTTTAGAAAACGAAGCTGATTTTCCTCAAAACAAGACATTTGCACAATCGAATTTGATGAAATGTTATTATGAGAGTAAGGAATATCAAAATTCAGTTGTGTATGCTGAAAAAGTATTGGCAAATCCAAAAACAGACGATAATGTAAAAAGTGATGCGCAAATAATTATAGCAAGAGCAGCGGTACAAACGGGTGACGAAACGAAAGCAAGATTGGCTTACGCTAAATTACTTGGAATTGCAAAAGGAGAATTAGCTGCCGAAGCCTTGTATTATGATGCGTATTTCAAAAATAAAGATTCAAAATTTGAGTTATCTAATGATGCAGTGCAAAAGTTAGCGAAGAATTATTCGGGATATCGTTTTTTTGGAGCCAAAGGATTAGTACTTATGGCGAAAAACTATTACGGATTAAAAGACAGTTTTCAAGCGACTTATATTTTGGATAATGTGATTCAAAATTTCACTGATTTTCCAGATGTAGTAACAGAAGCACAATCTGAATTGAATGCGATTAAAGCAGAAGAATCCAAAACAAATTCATCGATTATCAAGTAA
- a CDS encoding class I SAM-dependent methyltransferase, whose product MQKNTTYISVGDFLDVYHKIREKGLRYLMSKVKLLPTARIESKWDSYASTSDFWLIPAIQHSWNKMISGHPEMEYEEYVAQKYLSNKRNLKLLSIGCGEGSHDRNFAKQGCFSLIDGIDISPESIKNAVQSAKENNVDINYFQGDFKKMKLNSNSYDVILFSSSLHHFKDVEATLQHDVKPLLKPDGILVIYEFTGPNRLQWTKEQLDKANELLRNLPLKFKMLSDKSSVKKKVYRPGLLRMLLVDPSEAIDSESIVPSLNKHFKVLEQTDLGWNILHILLKGIAQNFLNEEPETKKIIDFLIAEEADFVKKQLKSDAIFGVYQNKNLL is encoded by the coding sequence ATGCAAAAAAATACAACCTATATATCCGTTGGCGATTTTTTGGACGTGTATCATAAAATCCGTGAAAAAGGACTTCGTTATTTGATGTCTAAAGTCAAGCTGTTGCCTACAGCCAGAATCGAGTCAAAATGGGATTCGTATGCTTCAACCTCTGATTTTTGGTTGATTCCCGCTATTCAACATTCCTGGAATAAAATGATTTCGGGACATCCTGAAATGGAATATGAAGAATATGTAGCCCAAAAATACCTTTCCAATAAACGCAATTTAAAATTACTTTCTATAGGATGCGGGGAAGGTTCTCATGATAGAAATTTTGCAAAACAAGGTTGTTTTTCTCTAATAGACGGTATAGATATTTCTCCGGAAAGCATCAAAAATGCGGTGCAATCCGCCAAAGAAAATAATGTGGATATTAATTATTTTCAAGGTGATTTCAAAAAAATGAAGCTGAATAGCAATTCGTATGATGTAATTTTATTTTCGTCGAGCCTGCATCATTTTAAGGATGTTGAAGCTACCTTACAACATGATGTAAAACCCTTGTTGAAACCAGACGGAATTCTAGTCATCTATGAGTTTACGGGACCTAACCGGTTGCAATGGACCAAAGAACAATTAGACAAAGCCAATGAGTTGTTACGTAATTTGCCACTAAAATTTAAAATGTTATCCGATAAATCATCGGTAAAAAAGAAAGTTTACAGACCGGGATTGCTGAGAATGTTACTCGTTGATCCTTCTGAAGCGATAGATTCTGAATCGATTGTTCCCAGTTTAAATAAACATTTTAAAGTGCTTGAACAAACCGATTTGGGCTGGAATATTTTGCACATACTTTTAAAAGGAATTGCCCAAAATTTTCTCAATGAAGAGCCGGAAACCAAAAAAATAATTGACTTTTTGATAGCAGAAGAAGCTGATTTTGTAAAAAAACAATTGAAATCAGATGCTATTTTTGGAGTTTATCAAAATAAGAACTTGCTTTAA
- a CDS encoding glycosyltransferase encodes MKILYITPTLSGEGGLVRVLALKANYLSAIKGYEVHILTQNTDNAPLFYDFDFKIIRHDMILKGNRIQFLRDYRNAINRIIQQINPDIIMVCDGLKGFFVPWIINTDIPIVFETHGSIFNLEKPGSNPIVTKFRFQLLNYLKRKAAGKFDRFIVLSEDAKKEWNLKNSQIIPNPNWFEAHKRASLKNKKAIAVCRHSYEKGVDRLLLIWQKVIQIYPDWELDIYGSSEGNKTFHKLAADLGITNEVHFLEPVRNIQEQYIDASLFLMCSRTEGFPMALIEAMDCGLPCVAYDCPCGPRAIITNKENGFLVKDNDSDEFLKTVIQLIADKELAVNIGNNAAAAVKKYNRNEIMETWETLFITLTANTNS; translated from the coding sequence ATGAAAATTTTATACATAACCCCAACACTTTCAGGCGAAGGTGGCTTAGTCAGAGTACTTGCGTTAAAAGCAAATTATCTCTCGGCTATCAAGGGCTATGAAGTTCATATACTGACTCAAAACACGGATAACGCTCCTTTATTTTACGATTTTGATTTTAAAATTATACGGCATGATATGATTTTAAAAGGGAATCGAATTCAGTTTTTAAGGGACTACAGGAACGCAATCAATCGTATAATACAGCAAATAAATCCTGATATTATTATGGTCTGTGATGGCCTGAAAGGTTTTTTTGTTCCTTGGATAATCAATACGGATATTCCCATTGTTTTTGAAACGCATGGTTCTATTTTTAATCTGGAAAAACCAGGTAGTAATCCTATTGTTACAAAGTTTAGGTTTCAATTGCTGAATTATTTAAAACGAAAAGCAGCCGGAAAATTTGACCGTTTCATAGTACTGTCGGAAGATGCTAAAAAAGAGTGGAATCTAAAAAACAGTCAAATTATCCCTAATCCCAATTGGTTTGAAGCGCATAAAAGAGCTAGTTTAAAAAACAAAAAAGCAATTGCCGTTTGCCGTCACAGTTACGAAAAAGGAGTTGACCGCTTGTTGCTAATCTGGCAAAAAGTAATTCAGATTTATCCGGACTGGGAACTCGATATTTATGGCAGCAGTGAGGGGAACAAGACGTTTCATAAGTTGGCTGCTGATTTAGGAATTACTAATGAAGTCCATTTTCTGGAACCTGTTCGGAACATTCAAGAGCAATATATTGACGCTTCTCTTTTCTTGATGTGTTCCAGAACCGAGGGCTTTCCTATGGCATTGATAGAAGCCATGGATTGTGGTTTGCCTTGTGTAGCTTATGATTGTCCATGCGGTCCTAGAGCTATCATCACCAATAAGGAGAATGGATTTTTGGTCAAGGATAATGACAGTGATGAGTTTTTGAAAACAGTTATCCAGCTCATAGCCGATAAAGAATTAGCCGTTAACATAGGGAATAATGCTGCTGCAGCTGTCAAAAAATACAATAGAAATGAAATTATGGAAACTTGGGAGACTCTTTTTATTACCCTAACCGCCAATACAAACAGTTAA
- a CDS encoding sugar 3,4-ketoisomerase has translation MRTNLNDIQLLHIPVIEDTRGNLGVIQKGFLPFDFKRVYYLFDVPSNAFRGGHSHIHQHEIIIALSGSFEVVLQNGTDKKAFLLNKPNLGLHVPTGIWRELQNFSSGSVCLVLASDVFDEADYIRDYDAFLESVK, from the coding sequence ATGAGAACTAATCTTAACGATATACAATTACTGCACATTCCGGTTATCGAAGACACTAGAGGCAATTTGGGAGTGATTCAAAAAGGGTTTTTACCATTTGATTTCAAACGGGTGTATTATCTTTTTGATGTGCCCAGCAATGCTTTTCGTGGTGGGCATTCCCACATTCATCAACACGAAATTATTATTGCTTTGAGCGGGAGTTTTGAGGTGGTACTTCAAAACGGTACCGATAAAAAAGCATTTTTACTCAATAAACCCAATTTAGGATTGCACGTGCCTACAGGGATTTGGCGTGAATTACAAAACTTTTCTTCGGGTTCTGTTTGTCTTGTGTTAGCATCAGATGTGTTTGATGAAGCCGATTATATTCGGGATTACGACGCTTTTTTAGAATCGGTAAAATGA
- a CDS encoding glycosyltransferase family 2 protein, producing the protein MLSILIPVYDYHAFPLAAELHQQCVALQIPFEILCQDDASTTCITENQTINTLENGTFSSNVFNLGRGRNCNALAKKATYDWLLILDCDTFPRDADFIKNYLQFIQNQSGTVAFGGIVYQPERPTEKNVLRWVYGTARESLSVEKRNANPNGNALTSNLLIKKNVFISNPFEESITQYGYEDLVFLSDLKKKGVVVKHIDNATYHLGLESSKQFLEKTKTALENLAFLHNSKSIETTDSKLISAYSALKKLRLVRIVAWFFEKTEATITSNLVSGQPSLLVFDVYKLGYFCKIKASSYFDKLQK; encoded by the coding sequence ATGCTATCCATCCTCATTCCGGTTTATGATTACCATGCTTTCCCGCTAGCAGCAGAGCTGCATCAGCAATGTGTTGCATTACAGATTCCCTTTGAAATCCTGTGTCAAGACGATGCTTCGACAACATGTATTACTGAAAATCAAACTATTAATACATTAGAAAACGGCACTTTTTCATCGAATGTATTTAATTTAGGAAGGGGCAGAAATTGCAATGCACTTGCCAAAAAAGCAACTTACGACTGGCTGTTAATTCTGGATTGTGATACGTTTCCCAGAGATGCTGATTTTATAAAAAACTACCTCCAATTCATTCAAAATCAATCAGGAACTGTGGCTTTTGGCGGAATTGTGTACCAGCCCGAAAGACCTACTGAAAAGAACGTTTTGCGCTGGGTTTATGGTACTGCAAGAGAATCGCTTTCGGTTGAAAAACGAAATGCCAATCCTAACGGAAACGCCTTAACATCAAATCTATTAATCAAAAAAAATGTGTTTATTTCAAATCCATTTGAGGAATCAATTACCCAATATGGGTATGAAGATTTGGTATTTTTGTCTGATTTGAAAAAAAAGGGAGTTGTAGTAAAACATATCGATAATGCGACTTATCATCTTGGATTAGAAAGCTCGAAACAGTTTTTAGAGAAAACCAAAACAGCTTTAGAAAACTTAGCTTTTCTACATAATTCCAAAAGCATTGAAACGACTGACAGTAAACTAATCTCGGCTTATTCTGCATTAAAAAAACTGCGATTGGTTCGGATTGTCGCTTGGTTTTTTGAAAAAACGGAGGCGACGATTACTTCAAATTTAGTTTCCGGACAACCTTCCCTTTTAGTATTTGACGTTTACAAATTGGGTTATTTTTGCAAAATTAAAGCAAGTTCTTATTTTGATAAACTCCAAAAATAG
- a CDS encoding cell division ATP-binding protein FtsE: MSQTVLSLKNVAISQEGNTILSHINLDVNHGEFIYIIGKTGSGKSSLMKTLYADLPLTEGEGHVVDFDLATLKEDDIPFLRRKIGIVFQDFKLLPDRSVKDNMLFVLKATGWTDNDEMSRKIEEVLDKVGMKDFANKMPHQLSGGEQQRVAIARALLNDPELILADEPTGNLDPQTSSEVLEVLRKINANGKTILMATHDYALLMKFPSKTLKCEDARIFEVVQRTA; encoded by the coding sequence ATGTCACAGACCGTACTATCTTTAAAAAACGTTGCTATTTCTCAAGAAGGAAATACTATTTTATCTCACATAAATTTAGACGTAAATCATGGTGAATTCATTTACATCATTGGAAAAACCGGCTCTGGAAAAAGTAGTTTGATGAAAACTTTATATGCTGATTTGCCTCTTACAGAAGGAGAAGGTCATGTAGTTGATTTTGATTTGGCCACATTAAAAGAAGATGATATTCCGTTTTTGAGACGAAAAATCGGGATTGTTTTTCAAGATTTCAAATTGCTTCCGGACCGAAGCGTGAAAGACAATATGCTATTCGTTTTGAAAGCAACAGGCTGGACTGACAATGACGAAATGTCTCGAAAAATAGAAGAAGTATTAGACAAAGTAGGCATGAAAGATTTTGCTAATAAAATGCCACATCAGCTTTCCGGCGGTGAACAACAACGTGTTGCCATTGCAAGAGCTTTGTTGAACGACCCAGAACTTATTCTTGCAGATGAACCAACAGGAAACTTAGATCCACAAACGAGTTCTGAAGTACTGGAAGTCCTGAGAAAAATTAATGCAAACGGAAAAACAATTCTTATGGCAACTCATGATTATGCCTTGTTGATGAAATTCCCATCTAAAACATTGAAATGTGAAGATGCCCGAATCTTTGAAGTAGTTCAAAGAACAGCATAA